CTCTGACACCCTGGCACCTCCCTTCGAGAAGCCGGTTTCTCCGTTTCTCTGACAGAACCGACAGAACCGAGGGCAGCTCGCGAGCCTGGGGAGCCGGTGCTACTTACTGGGAGCGGGGCGGTGGCCTACGTGGTGGCATGGCATCCAGAGGTGGCTCCCTGGGCCTCATAGCCCGCCTCCTGCTGCTTCAGTCAGAGCTCTGCCAAGTCTGGGTGGCTGCTGCTGTATTCTCTACTTCTGATTTTGCCTCATCGCACAGTGAGACCACAAGGGTAAACCCACTGCTATCCACGCAGGCGCAGGGGACCCAGATGACCAGTCAGGGCCAAACTTCTCCTTTCAAGCCGTTTACCTTAGGTAACTTGTGAAGGGGTGTCTGTGGTAAGGGGAAGACTGTGGCAAGGCCCAGAGTGGGAGCTAGTGACACCCCGAATCCGAGGGACACGGGTTCAGCCCAGGCCGCTGTTGGGTAGAGTCTGGTTGCCTTGCCTGTGGCTTCTGAGCAGAATGTGACTGCCATGTGTGACACGGCAGCTTTGAGGGCATGCAATGGCCCTGGTGTTTAACAAGACATCCATAGCCTCCCTCTTGCTGTCGTTGAGCCCTCTTGGTGCCTTCCGTGGAACTGCTAGCATGAACAGAGCGCTTAATTCTTCTGAGTTCTTCCCAAATTGTCCTCACCCAGGCTGTGGCAGACCCTTAATGAAAATCATAGGAGGAGTAGAGGCTCAAGAGGGAAAATGGCCCTGGCAGGTGAGCGTCAGGGTCAGACACATGCATATCTGCGGAGGTACCCTCATCAGTGCCCAGTGGGTGCTGACGGCAGCCCACTGCATTTTCAGGTGAGGAGAGACAAGCAGAGAGGTGCGTGTCTGGAGGGGACCCGCTGTCCTAGTCTTCCTCTCTGGGATAAACTGGCAACATCCTCAAAACAAGATGCACAAAAAGGGGAGGGGTGTGATTTGTTACTGGACTCACCCAAGCTGGGGCGCAGGAGAAACAACTGAAGATCAATGAGGGGGTTTGGTGACAGAGACAGAATGTCCAGAGTGGCAACAGAGGTTGGGGTCATGTTGAGAAACAGAGAGCGTGTGGAAGTGTGTAAGAGAGCTTTGTAGGGTCAGGCTACTGAGGCGGCATGTCTTCTTTCCCACAGCTGGATAGAGTACAATGTCAAGATGGGCGATCGGAGCATCCACCGTGAAAACACAAGCCTGGTGATTCCCATCCAGAGAGTCATCATCTACCCCGAGTTCTCATCCGCGATCATTGTTAAAAATGATATCGCCCTTCTCAAGCTCCAGCACCCCGTGAATTTCACCACTAATATTTACCCCATCTGCATCCCTCCAGAGGCCTTTATTGTGGCAACTGGGACCAAGTGCTGGGTGACCGGATGGGGCAAAACAGACCCAGGTGGTAAGAGTTGGTGCTCAGGAGGAAGCAAGGCCTTATtctaaagtagaaacaaaggatAATGGGAGGGGCAAACAGGGTGATGGGCAGTTTGGTGAGCTCAGGTGATCCATGTCTTGTGTTTCGGTCATTCATTGCAACACAAATATCTGATGATAGCCAAACGTACCTCTCCTGGGAACTAGAATTGTGTCAAATCTCCTATTGCAGTTTTATGGGAACATGTGCTGAGTGACTAAGGGGTTTGCTGCATTCCCTGTGGACAAAGGCTAGATGTGCTGGAATTCTCCCCGGgagattttcagatttttattttatgtgcttgagtgttttgcctgtgtttatgtctgtgggCAGCAAATGCCTGCCTGGatcccacagagatcagaagagggtgtcagatcatcTGGAAGTGGAATTGGGGTTGTTGAGAGCCTCTGTGTAGGTGCTgagggaactgaaccctggtcctctacaagagcaagtgatcttagccagggagtggtggcacaagcctttaatcccagcatttgggaggcagaggcacacttctgtgagtttgaggccagccttgtctacagagtgagttccaggacagccaggaccacacagagaaaccttgcctcgagGGTGCAGTGGGGCGATGATAAcaggtgcttttaactgctgagctgtctctcaggGATTTctcagagatagctcagcagttaatcCACCTTGGGTGGATTTTCTCTCAGGAGATAATGAGCTGCCTGTCAGCTTCTCAACAGAAATCCCTATCTTTGTAGTTAGGGAGTTTCTCGTGCTTAGAGGAGTCGGGAGAGCCAGAGGCCTCTGCTGGTATGCCTCTTATGCCTAAGAAGAACAAGTCACATGTGACCCTTAGGGCTCTATCTCTCTGAGAGCCTGTGATTATGTTCTAGAGCATGAAGAAAATTGGTTGGGTTCGGTGTTACGTGCTTAAGTACGGACAGTTTGAGACTAGTCTGATTTTACATAAAGATGCCAGTTGTAcccacaaacaagcaaacaaaagataaagagaaaaatatataggCTACCTTGTTACTATTACTACTGACATTCAGTAATGTGCTCAATGGGTTCTCATGCCTTAGGCCTCTAAGGCCTTGCTTCCCTTTCAGACATTTCAGACATCATCCTTCCCCTgtcttaattttgctttttttttttttttattgctgggaATTGGATGCAGGCCCTTAAACATGCCAGGGAGGGTCTAGCACTAAGCTGTTTTCACGGccttttctgctttttgttttgagacagtatagCTAAGttgcccagggtgaccttgaacacattctgtagctcaggcctCAAACTTGAGGGTCCCCTGCCTTGACCTCCCTTGGTCTTATTGACTTGTGCCATTAGGCCCAGCTCAGTGTTGCCTCTTACTCAATCCTCTCCCTGTGGCAGTTTTGAGTCTCAGTCTCCTCCTGTGTCAAATATTCATTTCCCTGCCTTTGTCTAGGGGCATTCCCGGGTGCTTGAGTGCTTGCTATCCATTGTGAAGATTTATGCCCTTCTGATCTTCTTCACTAGCGCCAAGCGTTCCCACAGACACTCTCCGGGAGGTGGACCAGCATATCATCCATTATGAGCAATGCAACACTATGTTGAAGAAGGCTACATCATCTTCTCATGACCTAGTCAAGAGGGGGATGATCTGTGGCTataaagaacaaggaaaggaTGCCTGCCAGGTAAGTTCATGGGCCCTTTCCTCAGTCTCATGACAAGGCCTGAGTTATTCGCCACCTCCCCATGACTCCTGGAGCTGACCTTGCCTGAACTTTCTGTGTAGCAAAGGATGGCCTTAAATTTGAGATCTGTTTGCATCAACCTCCCAAGCATTGAGATTACAGGTCTTGTCCTTTCTAAAGGATGTAGTCTTGCTGTGTAGGTTGCTGCgtaggattcttttttttctttttctttttctttttttttcttttcttttcttttcttttttttttttttttccgagacagggtttctctgtagctttggagcctgtcctggaactctctgagtAGAACTCACAGGgctccacctgtctttgcctccgaagtgctggcattaaaggcgtgaaccaccacccGGCTACTGCATAGGGTTCTTGTTTAGAGGTTGGGAATGGGTAGTCTAATAATGTTCCcctatgtcttagttagggttttattgctgtgaagagacaccacgaccatgcCAACTCCtataaagagaacatttaattggggtggctcacttataattgcagaggttcagtccattatcgtcatggaaGGGAGCAAGCAGACGTGGTGCCCTCTAcatctttggttttttttgttgttgttgttgtttgtttgtttgtttgtttgtttttcaagatagggtttctctgtggctttggaggctgccctggaactagctcttgtagaccaggctggtcttgaactctcagagatccgcctgcctctgcctccctagtcctgggattaaaggcgtgcgccaccaacgcctggctgccctctacatcttggcttgcaggtaacaggaagttgactgagacactgggaaatatcctgagcataggaaccctcaaagcccgcctccatagtgacatatttcctccaacaaggccacacccaccccaacaaagtcacacctcctaatagtgtcatgctctgtgagattatggggactaattacattcaaaccaccacaccttctGTGGCAGTTACCATGACAAAGGGAGCATCAACCTGTATTAACTGAGAAAACCTATGTTACAACCTTGCAGTATTATACCATTATCTACCATAACACTGTGAAAGGGGAAATCCGAAGACATGGACTCAAAGTCCTCTTGTGAAatctttttttagagacaggggaTAATATGTTTAGGGGTTCAGAGGTCTGAGTATACTTCTTATGGTGGCCAAGTGTGTGGaatatacctataatctcagcactcatgaggtagaggtaggaagatcaaaagttcaaggccagactgggatacatagtgagtttgagatgagtcttggttacatagtgaggccttgtctccATTTCTGAGTATCAAGATGAAGAACATGCTCAGTGGACAAGACACCCTAGGTTTGTTCCCCAGAACTGGAGGTAGGGTGCCAAGTCTTAAATACCTGGAGCACTAGGATAGGGTATCAAATGTGGCCAAGTTTCTAGAGTGGCCCAGGCAGGCATGGGACGTGGCGCCAGGTGAACATGGCCGTATTTCCCTTAAAGCTTCAATAGTTCCCTTGGATGTGTGTGCCAGGACTGCTGTCTTTAGAATGTAGGAAATGCCATTGAGTTCTGAGCAGGGTCTGGGGCAACCCATCGGTGAGGAAAGTGTCTGGGGTCAAATTGTCAGTTCATGTTAGGTTAGGGGTGGTAAGAGACACTGCAGAAGCTCATGTGTTTCTCACCGATTGGCTGACAGGTCTCTGTAACAGCAGGTTTGGAGAAGAGTATTACAAATGGACTCTATAATGAGAAGGGTTTTGCGGTATAGGTTAGGAGCTTCAGAGGAAAGTCAGGTTAAATGTAAGGAATTAGGAGCTACTGCACAGAAGATATATttaattagatttaaaaaaaatgtgtttctattttatgtgtatgcaccacatgcatgcaatgcctgcagaggccagtagagggtGTAAGGTCCCCTGGACCTGCAGTCACTGAGTGTTCTCGACTAAtctggggtcctctgcaaaagcagcaagtgttcttaactatggggtcatctctctagtccctcagAAGTAGAATTCAGCAGTAAACACCACCGAGACTCAAGAAAGACAATAATAACATCAGAGGATATGGTCATGTTCCCATTAACTTCTCAGTGGCCATATTTATATACCTAATTCTGGCATTTGTGTGTTAAGAGAAGCTTGGGCCTGGCAAGGATGCCGCCCCCCACTgcttctccattttctccttctctgagacagtgtcttggtATGTAGCTGGACTCTCTGaaaccctcctgcctcaccctccttagGGCTGACCCAAGAGGCATATGCCACTGCACCCGACTCTGGCTAGGCTTTTGGGATGCCTGAGGAAGCCGTATGAGCCTGTCTCCCTCATGTCTCCCAGGGCCATCAGCCTAATCCGATGGGGATCAATTCCATTCTTgccatgtttctttctctttcttcagggAGATTCTGGTGGCCCTTTGTCCTGTGAACTTAATGAtaagtgggtgcaggtgggagtTGTGAGCTGGGGCATCGGCTGTGGCCGCCAAGGATATCCTGGAGTTTATACAGATGTTGCCTTCTACAGCAAgtgggtggtggcagtggtgaaCCAGGCCCCTCGTTCCTCTCCACTGGTCTTCCTCATCTTACCGCTGTGTTTGCTGTGACAGCATGTGGACCTGACGCCTGCTGCGTCTCATCCCACCCTCTTTCCgagcctctccctctccttccctttcctttcccaatgCCCTTTCTTCAAATTCCATTGGGAATCCCTTGCTCTGGAGAGAGAGCCACAGTGCGTCAGGGACCTGAGACTTCACAGTGTTCTGGCCTGGTGCTCCAGTCACCTCCCTTGGCCTCACTGCTCCTGAGTTGCGCTCTGCCTGGCAGGAATGAAGGTGAACCAATTCCAGTCAGAAGGCAAACTGGCCGGCCTGCTGGGTAAATGACAATGACCTAAGAAAGGGCTTCATCAGTGGTGGAGCTAGACCTGACTGTGGTTTCAG
This genomic stretch from Cricetulus griseus strain 17A/GY chromosome 4, alternate assembly CriGri-PICRH-1.0, whole genome shotgun sequence harbors:
- the Prss42p gene encoding serine protease 42; the encoded protein is MASRGGSLGLIARLLLLQSELCQVWVAAAVFSTSDFASSHSETTRVNPLLSTQAQGTQMTSQGQTSPFKPFTLGCGRPLMKIIGGVEAQEGKWPWQVSVRVRHMHICGGTLISAQWVLTAAHCIFSWIEYNVKMGDRSIHRENTSLVIPIQRVIIYPEFSSAIIVKNDIALLKLQHPVNFTTNIYPICIPPEAFIVATGTKCWVTGWGKTDPGAPSVPTDTLREVDQHIIHYEQCNTMLKKATSSSHDLVKRGMICGYKEQGKDACQGDSGGPLSCELNDKWVQVGVVSWGIGCGRQGYPGVYTDVAFYSKWVVAVVNQAPRSSPLVFLILPLCLL